From the genome of Mycetocola spongiae, one region includes:
- a CDS encoding YqaJ viral recombinase family protein, which produces MTSSYLDRFVADSTDRVSWLRARSRGITATDVAKLSTPRSIETAAEAKLNGTGFTGNAFTDHGRRREPEIAAWVAATHGIQPSSSLYHAAVERRHLATPDGVTTTPEGVVILSEIKTTTKPWRSVPRNYLRQIFWQQYVLGAERTLVVWEEHRNFVPVGEEPLCRWIDRDEAEIGKLVGLANDLINELHRRTTAPAPRTESAPDPFYY; this is translated from the coding sequence GTGACATCTAGCTATTTGGATCGCTTTGTTGCCGATTCCACCGACCGAGTCTCCTGGCTGCGCGCCCGCTCCCGCGGCATTACCGCAACCGATGTGGCAAAGCTCTCGACCCCGCGCTCGATCGAGACCGCCGCCGAGGCCAAACTCAACGGCACCGGTTTCACGGGCAACGCCTTCACCGATCACGGCCGCCGCCGCGAGCCCGAGATCGCCGCCTGGGTCGCCGCGACCCACGGCATCCAGCCCTCCTCCTCGCTGTATCACGCCGCCGTGGAGCGCCGCCACCTGGCCACTCCCGATGGCGTAACCACCACCCCCGAGGGCGTGGTGATCCTCTCCGAGATCAAAACCACCACCAAGCCCTGGCGCTCGGTTCCGCGCAATTACCTGCGCCAAATCTTCTGGCAGCAATACGTCCTCGGCGCCGAGCGCACGCTGGTGGTCTGGGAGGAGCATCGGAATTTTGTGCCCGTGGGCGAGGAGCCGCTGTGCCGCTGGATCGACCGCGATGAGGCGGAGATCGGCAAGCTGGTGGGCCTGGCCAATGACCTGATTAACGAGCTGCACCGGCGTACAACCGCCCCGGCACCCCGCACCGAGAGCGCTCCCGATCCCTTTTATTACTAA
- a CDS encoding MarR family winged helix-turn-helix transcriptional regulator, with protein MSTAVIDEPEAGTPACGDAVPEVRPGQDPELDAAVELLEQRVIGLFAKVRVSMRERAELLSPGLQPSALKALSFVIMAGRVTASELADHINSDRSTTSRLIRQLEEHGLVARVADERDGRVVNISATPEAITRVRALREKNRNQLYERMREWDREDVNRLSGLLEQLTELV; from the coding sequence ATGAGCACTGCGGTAATCGACGAGCCCGAGGCCGGAACCCCCGCATGCGGCGATGCCGTGCCGGAGGTCCGGCCGGGGCAGGATCCCGAGCTGGATGCCGCCGTGGAGCTCCTGGAGCAGCGTGTTATTGGGCTCTTTGCGAAGGTCCGGGTGAGCATGCGCGAGCGCGCGGAACTGCTCAGCCCGGGCCTGCAACCGAGCGCGCTGAAGGCCCTGAGCTTTGTGATCATGGCCGGCCGGGTGACCGCGAGCGAACTCGCCGATCATATTAACAGCGATCGGAGCACCACCAGCCGCCTGATCCGGCAGCTGGAGGAGCACGGGCTTGTGGCCCGGGTGGCCGATGAGCGCGATGGCCGCGTGGTGAATATCAGCGCCACGCCCGAGGCCATCACGCGCGTGCGTGCCCTGCGCGAGAAAAACCGCAATCAGCTTTATGAGCGCATGCGCGAGTGGGACCGGGAGGACGTGAATCGCCTCTCGGGCCTGCTCGAACAGCTCACCGAGCTGGTCTAA
- a CDS encoding DHA2 family efflux MFS transporter permease subunit, producing the protein MSHPAVMRALSGLLMGMFVSILAGTVVSTSMPRIISELGGNQAAFTWVITSTLLATTVSTPIWGKFADLMNRKLLIQIALVIFVLGSALAGFSQDTGTLIAFRVMQGLGGGGLAALSQIIMADIISPRERGRYMGLFGAVMAVGTVGGPLAGGMITDAFGWRWNFFVALPFALAAILLLQRNLHLPVRAKIKARIDYLGMVLIGGGVSLLLIWVTLAGHDFEWLSPTSLIMVGVSIVMLAVAVVVELRVAEPIIPMSLFKNRTFTLAVIASISVGVAMFGTSVFLGQYMQLARGATPTQSGLLTLPMIGGLLISSTVAGMLISKYGKWKVYMVTGSIALAVGMFLMGTIHYDTNYVLVSVYMFVLGVGVGMVMQNLVLIVQNAVEPQELGVASSGVTFFRSLGGTIGISALGAVLATKVADGLTARTADLQSALAQLGPSGAEVGASLNSGTIPQMDQLPVTIRTIVESVYGQAVADIFMIAAPLALITILAIVFLPNKSLSNKTTRQRLAEQEGDVHTPTSDTLVAVSEASVAGASGSLPTGSISVIPAPAEDTPKPPRDQK; encoded by the coding sequence TGGGTCATCACCTCGACCCTGCTGGCCACCACGGTGTCCACACCCATCTGGGGTAAGTTCGCCGACCTCATGAACCGCAAGCTGCTTATCCAGATCGCGCTGGTCATCTTTGTTCTGGGTTCGGCCCTCGCCGGATTCTCGCAGGACACCGGCACCCTGATCGCGTTCCGTGTGATGCAGGGCCTCGGCGGCGGCGGCCTGGCCGCACTGAGCCAGATCATCATGGCCGATATCATCAGCCCGCGTGAGCGCGGCCGGTATATGGGCCTCTTTGGCGCCGTGATGGCCGTGGGTACCGTGGGTGGCCCGCTCGCGGGCGGCATGATCACGGACGCCTTCGGCTGGCGCTGGAACTTCTTTGTGGCCCTCCCCTTTGCCCTCGCCGCGATCCTGCTGCTGCAGCGCAACCTGCACCTCCCGGTGCGCGCCAAAATCAAGGCCCGCATCGACTATCTCGGAATGGTCCTGATCGGCGGCGGCGTCTCGCTGCTGCTGATCTGGGTGACCCTCGCCGGCCACGATTTTGAGTGGCTGTCCCCCACGAGCCTGATCATGGTGGGTGTGTCGATCGTGATGCTCGCCGTGGCCGTGGTGGTCGAGCTGCGCGTGGCCGAGCCCATCATCCCGATGTCGCTGTTTAAGAACCGCACGTTCACCCTCGCCGTGATCGCCTCGATCTCGGTGGGTGTGGCCATGTTTGGCACGTCGGTCTTCCTCGGCCAGTACATGCAGCTTGCGCGCGGTGCCACCCCCACCCAGTCGGGCCTGCTCACCCTCCCGATGATCGGCGGCCTGCTGATCTCCTCCACCGTGGCCGGAATGCTGATCAGCAAATACGGCAAGTGGAAGGTGTATATGGTCACGGGCTCAATCGCCCTCGCCGTGGGCATGTTCCTGATGGGCACCATCCACTACGACACCAATTATGTGTTGGTCTCCGTCTATATGTTTGTGCTCGGCGTGGGCGTGGGTATGGTCATGCAGAACCTCGTGCTGATCGTGCAGAACGCCGTGGAGCCGCAGGAGCTGGGTGTGGCCAGCTCCGGTGTGACCTTCTTCCGCAGCCTCGGCGGTACCATCGGTATCTCCGCGCTGGGTGCGGTCCTGGCCACCAAGGTGGCCGATGGCCTCACGGCACGCACCGCGGATCTGCAGTCCGCCCTGGCACAGCTGGGCCCCTCGGGCGCCGAGGTGGGGGCGTCCCTGAACTCGGGCACGATTCCCCAGATGGATCAGCTGCCCGTGACGATCCGCACGATTGTGGAATCCGTATACGGCCAGGCCGTGGCCGATATCTTCATGATTGCCGCGCCGCTCGCGCTGATTACGATCCTGGCGATCGTATTCCTGCCGAATAAATCACTCAGCAATAAGACCACTCGCCAGCGCCTGGCCGAACAGGAGGGTGACGTGCACACGCCGACCTCCGATACGCTGGTGGCGGTATCCGAGGCCTCGGTGGCCGGCGCCTCCGGGTCGCTGCCCACGGGTTCCATCTCCGTGATCCCCGCCCCCGCGGAGGACACGCCGAAGCCTCCCCGCGATCAGAAATAG